The proteins below come from a single Clarias gariepinus isolate MV-2021 ecotype Netherlands chromosome 17, CGAR_prim_01v2, whole genome shotgun sequence genomic window:
- the ambp gene encoding protein AMBP, with the protein MQAVFVALLLAAVGLIHAGPLPAEPLLQTQENFDLDRFLGKWYDIASASNCPWRNKHKGDSPIGSLELQRSDTPNALSMTRIMSRRGECKMITGNYMKTETPGRFYYHSVKWSADVDAYVVHTNYDEYALVVMFKQQRGGNKTTSVKLYGRKKELRPTLLEDFKTLVAEQGMSADTVSIKQDKGDCVPGQITAPVTEVQPKTRRSVVLPPSDEGSADGIPMFKGESSCIGTPDPGPCFGMIQRFHYNSSIMACQMFQYGGCMGNQNNFLTEKECLQTCRTEAACRLPMDAGPCKMSLQFWAFDSTNGKCVSFTYGGCEGNGNRFYTQKECEEYCGVSREGDEEFLKV; encoded by the exons atgcaGGCTGTGTTTGTGGCTCTCCTGCTCGCTGCCGTGGGTCTGATCCACGCCGGGCCTCTGCCTGCAGAACCGCTCCTCCAGACCCAGGAGAACTTTGACTTGGACCGG TTCTTAGGGAAGTGGTATGACATCGCCTCGGCCTCCAACTGCCCCTGGAGAAACAAACATAAAGGAGATTCTCCGATCGGATCTCTGGAGCTGCAGCGCAGCGACACTCCAAACGCTCTGAGCATGACCCGCATCATGTcccg GCGTGGCGAGTGTAAGATGATCACTGGTAATTACATGAAGACTGAAACTCCAGGAAGATTCTACTACCACAGTGTCA AATGGTCAGCTGACGTGGATGCGTACGTGGTGCACACGAACTACGACGAGTACGCGCTGGTGGTGATGTTCAAACAGCAGCGTGGAGGAAACAAGACCACCTCGGTCAAACTGTACG GTCGTAAGAAGGAACTGCGGCCCACACTGCTAGAGGACTTCAAGACCCTGGTGGCGGAGCAGGGAATGAGTGCTGATACCGTCTCTATTAAACAGGACAAAG GAGATTGTGTTCCAGGACAAATAACAGCTCCAGTAACCGAGGTTCAG CCCAAGACGAGACGATCGGTGGTGCTGCCTCCGTCTGATGAAGGTTCTGCAGATGGAATACCTATGTTTAAGGGAGAAA gctCCTGTATAGGTACCCCAGACCCTGGTCCATGTTTCGGGATGATCCAACGTTTCCACTACAACTCCTCCATCATGGCGTGTCAGATGTTTCAGTACGGAGGCTGCATGGGCAACCAGAACAACTTCCTGACTGAGAAGGAGTGTCTGCAGACCTGCCGcactgaag CTGCGTGTCGCCTCCCGATGGACGCCGGTCCGTGTAAGATGTCGCTTCAGTTCTGGGCTTTCGACTCGACCAACGGAAAGTGTGTGTCCTTCACCTACGGAGGATGTGAGGGCAACGGCAACCGCTTCTACACACAGAAAGAGTGTGAGGAGTACTGCGGCGTCAGCAGagaag GTGATGAGGAGTTCCTCAAGGTGTAA
- the ptgdsa gene encoding prostaglandin D2 synthase a, with amino-acid sequence MKITLLSVTLTMVLLMDVHADVKPQRNFDVKRFAGRWYRVGLAYNSAAFAQHRNKLAVCMGVVEPKSNGDVVMTVWRTKSSFLCQKEVYKYEKTSVPGVFTYFSTRHGRMKDVTVVETNYSEFALIHKHRKFHREFTQVSLYSRTQKLRPEVIEKFKRYALQHGFPEESIIIPPLTDNCPHARH; translated from the exons ATGAAGATCACGCTGCTGAGCGTCACCCTGACCATGGTGCTCCTGATGGACGTCCACGCTGACGTCAAACCGCAGAGGAACTTCGACGTGAAGAGG TTCGCAGGTCGGTGGTACCGCGTGGGTCTAGCGTACAACTCGGCCGCCTTTGCTCAGCACAGGAACAAGCTGGCGGTGTGTATGGGCGTGGTGGAACCCAAAAGTAACGGAGACGTCGTGATGACCGTGTGGAGAACCAA gtcCTCCTTCCTGTGCCAGAAAGAAGTCTACAAGTATGAGAAGACGTCTGTACCTGGCGTGTTCACGTACTTCAGCACAC GACACGGACGTATGAAGGACGTCACCGTGGTGGAGACAAACTACAGCGAGTTCGCACTCATCCACAAACACAGGAAATTCCACAGGGAGTTCACTCAGGTGTCTCTGTACA GTCGGACTCAGAAGTTGAGACCAGAAGTGATTGAGAAGTTTAAAAGGTACGCCCTGCAGCACGGCTTCCCTGAGGAGTCCATTATAATTCCACCACtaacag ATAACTGTCCCCATGCACGCCACTga